ATGAAAGACGGTTTAAACTCACCGCAGGACACAACGCAGACACACCCCCGGGGTTTTCCCGGGGGCGCTGTTTCAGGAAGCAGGTGGTGGGATAACCGGCTCAGGAAGGGGCAACTGCAACCAGGCTTCGATATCCTTTTCATCAGCATCCCAGCGATAGGCAACTTCCAGGTTGTCTTTACTGATGAGCTGAGTGGGAGCCCAGTAAAAGTGTCCGGGCTCAATTTCGCCTTTGATAACTCCCAGCAGTATGCGCAGGGCCATGACCGAAGCAATGGAAGGAGGATTGGCATTGGTAAGCTGCAGCTTGCCTTCCCGGATAAGATCCAGGCCGTATGGAGCGCCGTTTTGAGAAACGATTTTTACCTGATCTAACTTACCCAGCCGCTCCAGAGCGTTGGCGGCCCCAACTGCCATGTCCTCATTCTGCACGAAGAGTCCCACCAGGTCCGGGTGAGCAGTGATGATGTTAGTTGCCGCCTCATAGGCTTTCTGGCGGTTCCACTCTGCCGATACCTGAGCCACCACTTTCAGGTTGGGATTCTTAGCCAGGCCTTCTTTAAAGCCTTCACTGTATGCCTCAGCATCACCCCGACCCAGGGTGCCCTCAATGATGGCTACCTTGCCGCTTTCAAGGTTTTCAGCCATCCATTCACCCAGAGGTCTGGCAAACGCTTTGAGGTCAATTTGCATGAACCCGGCCGACTTGGGAAGCAAGTCAGGATGATACCCGTACTGGAAGAAAATGGGGACACCAGCCTTGCTGGCAGCATCCACGGCTGCTCGCTCCGAAGAGAGCGACACGGCGTAAATAAGGATTCCATCTACTCCTCGAGAGATGGCATCCTGAACGTTGGCAAGCTCCTGAGCGGGATCCAGGTTGGAGGTATAAATGATCATCTTCACTCCCAGCATTTTTGCTGCCATCTCTGCCGCCTGAGAACCATACTGGTAATAGGGTTCACCTGTGGCTCGAATGAACGCAATCTCCAGCTCTTCTTCAGCAACCGCCAGACCCCACACATCCAGCACCAGAAACATAATCAAAACCAAACTTAGAATACTCCTTTTCATGACCTTCTAACCTCCCTTCAAAAATCTCTTGTTCTTAAACTTTCCACATCAAATAAAAAAGCGCGCTATCACCTCCCTCAACGCGAGCCCTGAAACATCACTGCCAGCACCATAATGGCACCCAGAACCACGTTCTGGAAATTGGCGCTTATGCCCATCAGGTTGATGCTGTTTGATACCAATCCCAGAAGCAAAACACCAAGTAATGTACCCCACACGTTCCCCCGTCCCCCAAAAAGAGGGATTCCCCCAATGACCACCGCGGCAATGGAGCGCAGTTCATAACCCGTACCCATGGTAGGCAGGGCGGAATCCAGAATGGAACTCAGCATCAAGGCAGCAATACCTACAAAAAGCCCGTTCAAACCGTAGAGAAAAATCTTCACCCGTCCAACTCTGATTCCTGAGAGCCGACTGGCTTCCTGGTTACCACCCAGGGCGTAGGCGTATCTTCCCAAGGGGAAATAGGTTAGGAACAGGTGCACCACCAGGAGTAAAATCACGAAAAGGACCACCGGCATGGGAACCCGGAAGAAGTCCCGTATGCCAAGTAACTCATACAGTCCTCCCATACCGTTTATGGGACTACCCCGGCTGATAACGATGGCAATACCCTGCAAAAAAGTCATCATACCCAGAGTGAAAATGAAAGGATGAGCCCGCTCTAAAGAAGCCAGGAACCCGTTGAAAAGACCAAAAAGCACCGCTACCCCCAGACAGGTAATAATCCCGAAAAACAGAGAGGCACTGTGCATGATCACCAAGCCTCCCAGGTAGGCGCTGAGGGAGAGCAAACTCCCCACCGAAAGGTCCAGGTTCCCGGAAACAAGAAGAATGGTCGCTCCCAAGCTGACTACCCCCAGAACGGAAATCTGAAGCAGAATGTTCAGGAAGTTCTGTACGCTCAGAAAACGGGGATTCACGATGCCCGTAAACACAGCGATAGCCACCAGCACCAGAAGCAACACCCAACGACCACGTAAGGCCATACCTTTCATCATTCACCCTCCCAGCATGAGTCGGAGCAATTCCTGAGGAGTCGTCTGCTCAGGTCGGTCAATTTCCTGCACCACCTTCCCCCGGTGAAAAACCAAAATGCGATCGGTTACCGTGATCAGCTCGTCAAAGTCCGAAGAGAAAAGGAGAATACTCTTCCCCAGCGACCTTGCCTGGAGCAGGAGGTGATGAACTTCTGCCCGAGCTTCCACATCAATCCCCTGAGTGGGATCTTCAAGCAACCAGCACCAGGCATCGGAAAATAAAGCTCGGGCCAGTAGCACTTTACGCTGGTTTCCTCCGCTCAAAATTGCCACTTCTGCCCGCTCACCGGGGACAGCAATGTTCAGGGCACGAACGTACTCCTGTCCCACAGCATGTTCTTTGCCCGGGTGAATAAGCCCTCTCCACAAAACCTTCTTCAAACGGGAAAGGGTGATGTTTTGAGTAAACCCCAGGGGAAGCACCAACCCTTCCCGGCGCATGTCCTCAGGCATAAAAAAGATTCCCAGCTCAACTGCGTCGGTAACCTGATAAGGCTTGAAAACCTTGCCCTGGATGGTAACTTTTCCCTCGCTCCATTTATGGAGGCCTGCCAAAGCACGCAGCACACTGCGACATCCCGAACCTGTAACCCCCAGAAAACCCACGATTTCACCTCTGCGCAGCAGAAAGGAAACTTCCTGGAAGTTTTTCCCGTCTCCCAGGTTCTCCACTTCAAGTACCACTTCCCGGGGTGGACTTTTCTCTCCCGTGGGCTTTCGAGCCAGCCGATGCCCAGCCATCTTTTCTACCAGCGCCTCTTTATCCACCTCGCCACTTTGGAAAGTGCCTACCTTCTGGCCATCCCGGAGCACGGTAACCTTCTGAGCTATGGTCAGCACCTCCTCCAGGTGATGGGAAATATAGAGAATGGCCATGCCCTGTTCCCGCAGACGGTTGACGAAGTCAAAGAAAAACTGGACCTGCTCTCTGGAAAGTGCTGCAGTTGGTTCATCAAGAAGAATCACTCGGGTCTTCTCCTGCAAAACCTTTAAGATGGCCACTTCCTGCCTTTCAGCAACGGAAAGGCTCTCCACTTTCGCCCGAGGGTCCAGCGAAAGGCCGAAAAGGTCAATAACCCGCTGGGCTTCAGCAAACATCTTTCCAAAATCCACCCAGCCGCCCCTGGCTCGCCACTCTCTCCCCAGAAAAAGGTTCTCAGCTACGGTCAAACCAGGAATCAACTGCTGCTCCTGGTAGACGGTGGCAATACCCAGACTCCGGGCCAGGTAGGTCTTGAGGTCTCTGAGGTGATTCCTCTTTTTGGGGTCTGGGTTTCGGGTGTGAGCGTTTCTCAGGATACCCTGGACACCCTCCCAGTTTCCCTCCTGGAGAGTTCGGTGGAGTTCAGGAAAAAGATGGGGACAGTGGGCAAAGGTTCCTTGAACATACTGCAGGAGATGGAAGCGATCCAGGACAAAGATGCTTTTGGGGAGGATTTCACGGCCTTTCTGCATCCAGGAAGTTCCATCTCCACAGAGGAAAATGCACTCCCAACGGTCCAGGTCATCATGTTCCTCCAGGTACTCGAAGACCTCGAACCAGGGGTTTTCGGTGTCCTCATAGAGACCAGCAAAGGAGTGAGGGTGGCGGAGCTTGGTCCTTTCCCCATCTTGCACCTTTCCCTCATGGACATAGACGAGTTTGGCAAAGAGGCGTCTTGTTTCTTTGCTTCTGGGTATTCCTGATGCTTCTTTTTTCCTGCTGGGGACATGGTCCTCATCGGCTTCGATGAAGAGGTAGGGGCAAGACCTGCGAGAGACTTTTCCTCTTCCCCTCTCTGGGAAGGGGAGGTATCGGTCGCTTCCTCAAGGAGCAAAGCTTCAGGCAGGGGATTGATACGCCGTTCCTTCTTTCACCCTGTAGAAGAGTCAAGGAGGTGGATGTACTTTTGAGTTCCTCTCTTCCCATAGTAGGTCCGCTGGTAGGTCACATCCCCAAAGGGGGTGAGGATGGTCCTTTTGTCCTTGCGCACCACCTCGAAGCTCTCTTTCTCCTTCTATCCTCTCTAATTTCCTGGTCTTTGGTGTCCAGGACCACCTTGAGGATTTCCCTTCCCACACCGTGCATGGTCTCCCAGAGGTCCTCTCCGAATTCCTGGAAGGTCACCCCCTCCTCCAGAAAGTGGTCCACTGTTTCCAGCATCCTCTGACATCCTTTGAGAATATGCTGTACCATATCCATGGACCTCACCTCCAGAGAAGTGTGTTGTTACACAGACAAGGTTTATACCACACTGGACGGTGAGGTCCTTTGTGTTTCTTTGAGACGCCTACAATGAACTTACATCACCTCTTTCCTCCTCCAGGTTGGGGTGGTAAAATACTCTTGAGGAGGGAAGGATGTGTTCACTCCCATTCTGAAAAGAACTTTATCTCTACTTACCGGGATTTTTGCTTTTCTGGTTCTTCTTGGGTTTTCCTCTGTTTTTGGGAAAGAAACAGACTTCTTGCAAATTCTCTACAAATGGGAACCACTGCAGGAATCTGACGGAGTGTCACGCATCATCGCTAATGCCTCCCACACCCCCACCAGTGGCCCTTTTCAGGATGGAAACCTTCTGGCTTTTGTAGTGCGGAAGAACGTTCTTGTGGTCGTTGACTGTGCGACTCAAAAGGTTATCTGCGAGAAGGCATTTCCTGAACAGTGCATCCTTCATGGTCTGTGTGAGGGATATGTCTTTTACTACGCTGGCGAAGCCGTAGACACGCAGGTACTCTCCCTTGAAACACAAAAAGAGAAAGTATTCCCTGGAAACCTGGTCCTGGTTGCCGAGGGTGGATTTTTGGTAACCAACGACCGGGGCGTAGTTCACGTCTTCGATGTAGAAACGGAAGAATGCCTTCTAAGTGAGCCCGTTCCTGGAGGAGGACAGCCAGTAATTGCCTTTGGGAAGGTAATCCTTGTGCCCACCCAGGATGCACAACGGAATTTCGGCGGATATCTCGGTTTCCTTCCTCAGGATCGCAAGCGCTTCCCCATTACCCACCTCTCCCCAGGAGTGCGGTTCTTTTTCCCCGAACGAAGTGGTCACACCTGGGAGAGCCGGAATTCCATTCCGAGCACATTCCTCCCCATTCTTTGCCAGGAGAGGGATGCAGTGTTCCTGGAATTCCTCGATGAAGCTGGTGAAATGGTGCAACGGTTCCCTCTTCCAGATATCGTCCCTGCCCCACGTATTGTTCCTTCACCGCTTCATTTTTTCGATGCATTTTCTGGCAAGATGCTCCTCGCTATCGAGGATGAAACTGAGACGTTCCATTTTTTTATTGCCGATACCAGAGAACCACCAATTTCCCTGGGCCAATTTACGCCTCGTGGTAAAACCACGCTCTATGGTGCTTTCCTGGATGACGACACCGTAATCATCGTCGAGGAAAAGGGTCCTAAGGAAACCGTTCTCCATGCATTTTCCCCCGATGGAAGGCGAGTTACCGAAAAAACCCTCTGGCCCCCGGGATTGAGCGCGAGAAGGTGCCGGGTGGTGGGCGGAAAAGAACTCCTTGCTACCCAGGGACATCTCCTGCTGCGCTATGCTCTTCCTCCGGGAGAACTCACCGGGGTCTTCGTCTTCCCCGAAGGATATGATCCGAGTGAAAGGGTCCTCGTTCTCCGAGATAAGGGATGCACCTTCCTCAGTAATCGCTTCGAACGGGACGAAGGAATCGAAAACCCGATGCTGGTCGCTTTCGATATTTCTGGCCCAGGCTGGCCCCTCCCCATAGAACTCGTAGAAGTGTCTCCTCATGGGGAAAGTCTTTCCGAGGTTTTTGAAGATTTACCCACCGAGCTTCGTTTTCACACCCTCCCGGAACTCGAGAAACTCCTCTCGGTGAGTGTGAAGGAGGTCTCTATCACCAAAGAGGAGGAACGCCTTACCTTTACCTGGCTTACCCCCAAACTCCAGGATAGCACCCCCAAGGTGACCACGGTCACCGCCTCCTTGGGGCCGGCTCAAAGAACTTTCGCCATGACCGTTATTCCCTTTCCCAATCCTCTTTACCTTGAAGTTCAGACGTATCCCGAAGGGGAACACCTCGTAGCCAACTGGACGCTCAGGAACAACGCTCCGGTGGATATCGACGATTTACGTTTCAACCTTGAAACTAAGAACCTCCAGTTTGTTAGCGGTGATCCATTGCCAGAACGGATTGCCAAAAAAGAAGTAATCCATGGAAAAATCTTTTTCAAATACCTCCCGAGCACACCAGAGTGCCAACCCCTGTGGAATGGCTATACCTTCTTGGTTTCTGGCACACTCCGGGTCACCTCCCGCCGCGGTACTGCCGAGGCTTCCTTTGACACTCCGTACACCGTGCACCCGGAATATGCTTTCGAAATCCAGATCCAGCAGGATCCTGAGCGGCCATGGTCGTACCTCTTCGCTGATGATATCCTCCGGCACCTCCAGGTCTTCGATGCCGCAGGAAACAATATTACCGGGAATTTAACCTTAGAAAAACGCGATGACTACGTGGTACGGATACAGGGAGTCGCTCCCGGTTTTCCAAGTACATCCCTTCCGCTTCGCCTTATCTGGGAGCAGGACTGGCGGATTTTCGAATTCCAGGCAAGGTTGGGGAGTCCAAAAACACGGATCGTTGCTCCACTCCTTCGAGGGAGCTGGGATATCTCCTTTGCTTTTCCTGGGAATACCATCCAGCAAGTAGTGGAACCTTGGAGATTCACTCCACCCCGGTTCACCCTGACCCTCCCGCCCAACGCCCATCCGGTAGCAGACTTCCTCATTTCCGAAGATGAAATGCACTATTTCAGGAGCGTGGCATTTGATGGAAGCGCTTCCTCCGACCCTGATGGGGTGATCATCAAGTACGAGTGGTCCTGGCCTGGTTCAGCCATAATTGAAGCACGAGAATTTGCCCATTTCTTTTCTGTGCCTCAGATCATGCCGGTGACTCTTAAGGTTACCGATGACCGTTGGCAAACGACAAGTGTCACGAAAGAAGTGGCTGTGGACCAAAGACGAACTATTGGCGGCAGGCGCCTCACCATTCCTCCTGCCTTTGCGCGACAAAACTCCGCCACCTACGAAGTGGAGGTTTTGACTGGAGACCTGGAAAATGCTGGTACCGATGCCCAGGTGTTCCTTGCTCTCTATGAACCCGAGGAGCGGGAAGGTGTACGGTACGGCTCAGGGGTTATGCGGCTCTTCCATAGCGGTAACCCCTTTGAACGAGGACGGCGGGATATCTTTTCAGTTACCGGACGGGCTATCGAAAACCTCGACCACATCGTCCTTCTCCATGACAATTCCGGAAATAAACCCGGCTGGTTTGTCTTAGGACTTAAGGTGAAAGACACCCGCTCGGGGACCGAATGGGTATTCCTTCCCAACCGGTGGCTGGCTCTTGATACAGGGGATAGAAAAACCTATGGGAAGTTCACCCCAGTAACCGACCTTTACCCTGCTGGCATTTTTGCAGAAGGTGAGCGAAAATCCCTCAACCTCGTCGAAGCAAGTGACACGGTTTTCATCCTTCCCGAGGACTGTACCCGTTTTTACTTCACCTGCCTCGATGGCCAGAGGGATATGGAAGTGTTCCGTCAGGATGGCCGCTTCCTCGGTCGACAATCGGCCAATCCTGCCTGGAGGAAACGGGAGCCACCGTACCTTCCCGAAGATGAATGGGGAGTAGCCTTTGAAGCCGCAACCCTCACCCGTCCAGAACGGTTCCTCATAAGAACCCGCAAGGGAACCGAGGTCAGGGAGAAAACCGTCTGGGTTTTTCCTGCAAACTGGGCCAATTACAAAAACGAAGCACTCCAGGCAGTGGTCTTATCCGCCCTCGAAGGGAAAACCGAGGTCTTCCTGTGTGGGAAAACCGTTCGAGAATACTTGGCCGGACTAAACCCCGATGTGGTGAATGCTTCCCTACCGGTGATCGATTATGGCGTGAGTGCTTTCTCCATTTTCGGTGTTTCTCCGGATGATTACCTCACTGATGCCCTTTCTGAAGGACTTGGAGATTACCTTACCAACCAGAAAAGCCTTATCCAGCAATTTGGTTTTACCCTGGGACTGGCTTCAAGCACCGTTGACCTCCTCGATTACCTCTATGACGCTCTCAACTGGTCGGTGCAACTCCCTGGAGTGGTATCGGGTTCAGTCGCGCAAGCATATAAAGTCATTCTCCTTCAGGAACTCGGTCAAAACGACCCAACCCTTCGGCAGATAACTCTCCTCCTTGAGCGAAGTAAAACTCTGGTGGAGGAAATCATCGGTTGTTTCGAATCTAACGACCCAGATTCCTGCAAAGGGAAGCTTGCCACTCTGAGAACACTGACAGTGGGAAACAACCCCTTTAGTCCCACCCTTTCTGACCACGCTATGAATTATGAAGCCCTGGGAGTTACTGACTGTGAACCCGTAAGGCCTGATTATCCGCTAGCTATTCTCCTTTCTCTTGCCGCAAGCAATGTCAAAAACTGGCGAGAGAACGGCCATTCCATCTATAGGCAGGATGCTCTTCTCAACATCCTTCCCCATGACCCAGTTACCGATACCAATGCGGCTCTTGATGTCTACGAACCGCTCCTCCAGACCATCATTCAAACTGGAAGCATTCTCATTAACGTATGCCTTCTCAGCGGAACATAGCCTTTTTTGTGGGAAATCCTACCCAAGTTGATACACCTCTGGTAAAACTCCCTATACGGCAATAACCTGGATACGGGTCATCTCGCAAAAATCAAGGATAGCCAGGTAAGGCTCCTTTCCATACCTCAGGCACGCCCGAACTCCTTCACCCCACCTTGCAAATGGTCCAAACCGCCAGCCTTTCAGCACTCCCCTCAGTGAGAATTTCCTGAACTTACTAGTTGAGAGGCTTCAAATTTACACAAAACCCGAATTCTTTTTTCAGAAACACGTATTTTGTGGTGGCATATTCTATTTTGTGTTACGGCAACTCCCAAAGGGCAACAAAACCTCTTCTCTGAAAAACGAGTCGTAACCCTTTTGCTAATCCTCTGAGTTTCTCATCCCAAAATTTCCTTTAAAAATTTGAATCCTAAGAATCTTTGATGAGATAGCCAGTCGAGAGTCATTCTTATACTTCTCTCCATGCCTTTGAGTACACATCGAAACTATCTGACCCTCCATCCCCTATCCTTGACAAGAGCTCAGTGGTTAAAATTTTGCGAGGGCGGAAGAGAAAACCTCACCGGTCTTTCCTCATAAACCGTTTCTTCGTCGAAAGGGTGTCAGAGGATTTCTAACATTCTCCTTGTCCAAGCCACAATTGCCGTGTTGCACCCCTCCAAAAGGCACTTTCGGTAATAAAGCTGAAGATACGGAGAAAAGCGCTGAGCCGATCAGGAAAGCTCCACCATCGCCCCTCTCGGCCACGTATATTACCCTGCTTGACGAGACGACCAGATATACCCTACCTCCTGGAGCGTAGTGCTGAGAACTCAACCCATATAGGAAGCCTATTTTTCAGACCGACCGCACTGTTTCACCCGATCAATCTCTAAACTGTAACCTTGGCCAAAATGGAATCCAATCTCCAACTTCCCATCCTCAGTTCATAAACCTATCATCTCCCTCTCTGCCTCCTTAGTACCAAGACTCAAAAAAACCTCCAATAACTTCAAATCCTGAGTCAGAAGATGACCTTCCCCCGGTTGAGTGGAGGCAAAGAAAAGGAGAGCATCATGAACTGGAGGTGTCAGAAAATGGAAAGAAGAAAGTATGACCGAGAGTGAAGCTCTCGATTTTGCGTCTTGTTCAGGAAAGGAAGTAGAGTGTAGCACAGGTTTCGCCAGGGACTTTGGTATTGGGGAAAGTCTTATCTATACGTGGAAAAGGACTTTCCGAGAAGAACCACAGGACCCTTTTCCTGGAAAGGGAAACCTTCGAAAGGATGAGGCCTATGTGCGCTAATGAGAAAAAGAGCTCAAAAGGGTTGCTGAAGAAAAAGACTATCAAAAAAGCGCGTGAACTTTTCTCAAAGACACCAAAATGAAATTCTCTTTTCTGGATACCCACCGCTACCTTTTCGGTGGAGAGGTTGAGTCAAAGTCTTGCAGGTTAGGGTAGAGGGGGTATTACGCCTTTTTGAAGGAGCGGCGAATCGAAGGAAGCTAAAGCCAATCGAGAACTCCTTACGGCCACCACGAAGGCTTTTGAGGGAAGGAAAAGTATGTATGGGAGTCCCAGGATGACTGCTTTCCTCACGAAGAAGGGCTATAGGTGGGGAGAAACCGGATAATTCGACTGATAAGGAAGTATGACTATGCAACACGAACTCGGAAGCGGTATCGGGTCACCACCAATTCGGCTCATGCCCTCAAGAAAACTCCCAATCCGGTACACCAGGGATTCCAGGCTGAGAGACCAGATTCTATTGCTGTTTTGATATCGCCTGTATCCCCAGGAAAGAGGGGTGGCTGTATCTTTCGGTCATCATGGACCTCTACTCCCAGAAAGTGGGAGGCTGAGATGCCAACGAGAGACTGAACCAGGAATTCCTCCTTTGGGTCCTTCAAAAGCTTTGGAACGGAGAAAGCCGGCTTGTCCCCTTCCCCATCACCCCATCAGGGGATTCAGTATAGTTATCCAGTATCCGAGGATTGCCACAAGACACGGGGTGATCCCCAGCATGAGCAGAAAAGGAAACCGTTCCGATAATGCGGTGATGGAATCATTCTTTAAGACCCTAAAGACCGAACTCATCGGAAGAAAATACAAGACCCAAGAAGAAGTAAAACTGAGTCTCTTTGTCTCCATTGAGGGATTCTATAACTCAGAAAGACTATTCCACACTGGGGTAGAGGAGAAAAGAGGAATTTGAAAGACAATACGAGTTAGAGTAAAATAACAGTGCTTCCACCTTTTGGGGGAAGTCCAGTATGATGCAGAGTAAGAATGTGCAGACAAAGGAGGGCGAGGAATGAGATACGTTTCCCTTGTTCTTGTGCTTTTTGGGTTCCTTGCAGGAGGTATGGCCCTCGCATCGTCTCAGGATGTTGTCATCATTGACGATCCATCCTTTGTTCGCCTCATCGCTCATCCAAACCCAGACTATCGCCTCATGTGGGCCACAGACTACGTTCTTGAGGTCCAAGCCATGGACCCGGCAAAACCCGTGGAGGTTTCCTATCTTCTCCTCGATTCTTCGGGGACGCCCGAGTTACAGACTTCAGGCGTGGAGGTGCGGGAGAACGATTTCATCGCTGGATGGGATCCCGGGAAGCAGTATTACTTTCATACTGAAGTTGGGGGATGGGCCCGTCCGGAATTTGCTGCGAATCCTCAGTATTTCCCTTTTCCTCACTACCGAACCCTTCTCCTGGTTCTTGCCCGCTATGAGAAAATATACGCTGTTTTCCTGCGAGAGAACGATGGGCAGGTGACGTTTCAGGTCCTTCAAGGTGGACCTTTCCAAGGCCTTGAGGTCCCCGGACTCGGGAGAGTGACCATGCGAGATGGACAGTTCGAGATTCTCTCTTTCGGGGAGCCGATTGAGGTTGGCCTCTGGGCCAAGGGAAAGTACCTTCATGACGAGGTGGCGGGTTTCGCTCGTCCAGAGTTTGCCCAAAACCCAAAGTACTACCCGATTCCACACTATGGGCTCTTCATGCTCATGATTGCCCGGTATGGCAAGATTGGGGTCATTATCGGAAATGAGAACGACGGGAGAATTGGGACTATCGTGCTTTCTGGGTCCCGGGTTCTTGGGGAAGAAACGATTCCGGGTCTCTGTACTGTCCGGGGTCTCTCGGGATCTCGCATTCTCGTGAGAGCGCTGGGGGGACCCGTGGAGGTCACCCATTTCGGCTTTGACAACACCTGTTATCAGTGGGAGGTGGGGGGATGGGCCCGTCCCGGGTTCCAGGAAAATCCCCAGGTGCTTCCCCTCAGGCACTACACCCCGGGCTTCTTTACCCTCAGTCGGTACAATAGAATCGGGGTCTTCTTCTACAACGAGAATGATGGAATCCTTGGAGTCCTCCCCGTACAGGGAGTCGGGAACCCCAAAGAACCTCCCGCTTTCTAGTCTCCAGAGTTTGCCTTTCGACTCCTTGGAGAAGTTGCTGAAAGGGAGAAAGGGAACATCCTCCCCTCCCCCTACAGTCCCGTTGAGTCATTTTCCATGATCCTTGGAGGTGCCCGTGGTGAAACGGAGAGAGTCCTATTCTCTGTCCTCGGCCTTGAGGGATGCTCGGGCAAAGATGCAGATCGAGAGCGGGCGAAACTCCGGGAGGCCCTCAAAGCCCTGGACAAGGACTTGGAATCTCCTTTGAGGTCGCCAATGTTCTCTGGGGGCAACGAGGCATAGCGTTTCGTGATGAGTTCCTTAAAGAGAGCGAGGCCCCTTTTGGGGCACGTCGGGACGAGAGTAAAGACCCTTTTGTGCGCGAGGACAGTGCCGAAGCTCTGGGCAAAATCGGAAACCCCAGAGCAATACAACCTTTGATCGAAGTTTCCGGAAAATGAATACCGAAAATTCCGACCTCTGGTGGAAGGCTTCCTGAACCCTTTTACACACCAAGGATTCTGCGGTGGTGGAAGTCTTTTGTGAAGCGCTGCAGCACGATATTCCTCAAGTGCGGATGGGTGCGGCCTATACCCCGGGAGAAATCGGCGATATCCGGGCCGCGGAACCCCTTCCTGTGACCCTTCGGGGAGAAAACCTTGGCCTGGAAAAGACCGCCGCCTGGGTCCTGAGTCAAATTGGTGGTCCAAGAGTACCTGAGGTCCTGTGTGAAGCACTATCGCAAAAAGACATCGTCATCATCGCCGGGGCATACGAGTTTTTGTCGTTCACTGTCCACCAGGTGTGGAGGAAAATCTACTTGAAGTTCTCGACCACTTCGAGGAAGACGAAATGGCCGAACTGTTGCTCCGGTCGGAAAATCCAATTCTTCGCGGAGGCGCCAGACAGTGGGCCAGAAAGCGAAATCATGAATTACTACTGGACACATTCAGTCAGAACGGGGATGACTGAAACAATATAGGCAAAGACCTGGACCAAGAAGGCATACCAAAAGGTTTCCCCACATCCTCTAAACCATTTGGTAAACCCGGTTACCCTTTCTTTTCCCGGCAAGAATCCCTTCTTCGCGCCGGCTCCTTTTTCCCATACAAACCCACCAACTGGGCCTGAGCCAGAACGTGCTGGTCCATTCCCTTGAAAAGTCTTTTGCGAGTCATTTTCGGATCCGGCCTGACCATGGTACCCAGAGCAAAGATTCTGAAACAGTAGCGGTGGGTGCCAAAGGGTGGCTTTGGTCCCATAGAGGCATTCTGGCGGAAAAAGTTTCAACTCTGGACTGTTCCATCAGGGAGAAACTTTTCCTCAGGAATCCTTTCTGGTAAATCCCGTTTTTCGGGAGGAATATTATAAAGAACC
This portion of the Thermatribacter velox genome encodes:
- a CDS encoding ABC transporter permease, with amino-acid sequence MKGMALRGRWVLLLVLVAIAVFTGIVNPRFLSVQNFLNILLQISVLGVVSLGATILLVSGNLDLSVGSLLSLSAYLGGLVIMHSASLFFGIITCLGVAVLFGLFNGFLASLERAHPFIFTLGMMTFLQGIAIVISRGSPINGMGGLYELLGIRDFFRVPMPVVLFVILLLVVHLFLTYFPLGRYAYALGGNQEASRLSGIRVGRVKIFLYGLNGLFVGIAALMLSSILDSALPTMGTGYELRSIAAVVIGGIPLFGGRGNVWGTLLGVLLLGLVSNSINLMGISANFQNVVLGAIMVLAVMFQGSR
- a CDS encoding UPF0236 family transposase-like protein; the encoded protein is MVRKDKRTILTPFGDVTYQRTYYGKRGTQKYIHLLDSSTG
- a CDS encoding ATP-binding cassette domain-containing protein; this encodes MEADEDHVPSRKKEASGIPRSKETRRLFAKLVYVHEGKVQDGERTKLRHPHSFAGLYEDTENPWFEVFEYLEEHDDLDRWECIFLCGDGTSWMQKGREILPKSIFVLDRFHLLQYVQGTFAHCPHLFPELHRTLQEGNWEGVQGILRNAHTRNPDPKKRNHLRDLKTYLARSLGIATVYQEQQLIPGLTVAENLFLGREWRARGGWVDFGKMFAEAQRVIDLFGLSLDPRAKVESLSVAERQEVAILKVLQEKTRVILLDEPTAALSREQVQFFFDFVNRLREQGMAILYISHHLEEVLTIAQKVTVLRDGQKVGTFQSGEVDKEALVEKMAGHRLARKPTGEKSPPREVVLEVENLGDGKNFQEVSFLLRRGEIVGFLGVTGSGCRSVLRALAGLHKWSEGKVTIQGKVFKPYQVTDAVELGIFFMPEDMRREGLVLPLGFTQNITLSRLKKVLWRGLIHPGKEHAVGQEYVRALNIAVPGERAEVAILSGGNQRKVLLARALFSDAWCWLLEDPTQGIDVEARAEVHHLLLQARSLGKSILLFSSDFDELITVTDRILVFHRGKVVQEIDRPEQTTPQELLRLMLGG
- a CDS encoding UPF0236 family transposase-like protein codes for the protein MDMVQHILKGCQRMLETVDHFLEEGVTFQEFGEDLWETMHGVGREILKVVLDTKDQEIREDRRRKRASRWCARTKGPSSPPLGM
- a CDS encoding sugar ABC transporter substrate-binding protein, giving the protein MKRSILSLVLIMFLVLDVWGLAVAEEELEIAFIRATGEPYYQYGSQAAEMAAKMLGVKMIIYTSNLDPAQELANVQDAISRGVDGILIYAVSLSSERAAVDAASKAGVPIFFQYGYHPDLLPKSAGFMQIDLKAFARPLGEWMAENLESGKVAIIEGTLGRGDAEAYSEGFKEGLAKNPNLKVVAQVSAEWNRQKAYEAATNIITAHPDLVGLFVQNEDMAVGAANALERLGKLDQVKIVSQNGAPYGLDLIREGKLQLTNANPPSIASVMALRILLGVIKGEIEPGHFYWAPTQLISKDNLEVAYRWDADEKDIEAWLQLPLPEPVIPPPAS